In Runella sp. SP2, the genomic window CCAAATTTGATAACTATACCAAAAGTAGCACCCAACAACCCACCAAAGCCAGTGCCGTGCGCGCTAATTTTCCAGTTTAAACTTATAATGGCTACCAGAGCGATGGAAACTGTTACACTGGCAAGAACGATGCTAATTTGGGGGGCTAACTCTGACAATTGGGCGAGTTGGTACCGAAAAAAATACGTCGCAAAGCCGTAAAGCAACACTGTAATAAAATACGGAAGGCGTCGGTCGGCAAGGTTATCTAAGTGGAGACTTTGAATATAACCTGCTCGGTATAAATAGTAAATTCCCAAGGCAGGAATCACAAAAGTAGTCATACCCACAAACCCCAAAAGAGTTAGGCGAACGGGCGGGGGAAACATATCGACGCCAACAACGGCTGGTGTGGTAAAAAACAACATGCCCAACAATAACGTGGGCATCAGAAGTGGATGAAGCAGAACTGAAAGAGACTTAGCAAGTGGCGTATTCAAAGCGAATGTATCTGTTTATTGCCGACCTTTATTTTGATTATCACAAAGGTAACGAATAACAGACGATGTCACTATAATTGTTTGCGTAATCGTGCAACAGGTATGTTGAGCTGTTCGCGGTATTTGGCCACCGTCCGACGGGCAATGTTATAGCCTTTATCGTTAAGTAGTTTCTCTAGCTTGTCGTCCGAAAGCGGATTGCCTTTTGGTTCGTGGTCAATCAAATCTTTCAGAATAGACTTCACTTCGCGGCTACTTGCGTCTTCGCCGTATTCGGTCGAAATTCCTTCTGAGAAGAAATACTTCAACGGATATACCCCAAATTCCGTTTGAACGGCTTTGCTGTTGGCCACGCGCGAAACCGTCGAAACATCCATTTCGATACGCAGCGCAATGTCCTTCAAAATCATGGGTTTTAAGCGGGTTTCGTCGCCATCTAAAAAGAACTCATATTGGTACTGTAAAATGGCATTCATGGTGCGTTGAAGCGTATTTTGGCGCTGTTTGATGGCATCAATAAACCACTTTGCGGCATCGAGTTTTTGCTTCACAAAAGTGACCGTCTCTTTGATATGCCGATTGGATTTGTCGCTTTTGTCGTAGGTATCCAGCATTTCGGCAAACGACCGACTTATGCGTAGTTCTGGTGCATTTTTTGAGTTGAGGTGTACTTCAAGTTTGCCGTTGTTGTTATGAATCCAAAAATCGGGCAAAAGATATTGTGCTAATCCATCCTCACCTTCTACAGAGCCAGGTTTTGGGTTCAGTTTTGTGATGAGCGAAATGACGCATTTCATTTGGTCGTCATTGATGCCGAGGCGTTTTTGAATTTTTTCAAAATGCTTTTTTGAAAATTCATCAAAATAATCCTCAATGATTTTGATGGCATAGTTGACATAGTTATCCGAAGCGTTTTTACGATCAAGCTGGAGCAACAAACATTCTTGCAAATTGCGGGAACCAATGCCTGGAGGGTCAAATGTTTGGATTTTTTTCAACACAACCTCCACTTCCTCCACCGAGGTATAAAATCCTTGCGACAGGGCCAAATCATTGACAACAGCTTGCATAGAACGGCGGATATAGCCATCGTTTTCGATGCTTCCCAACAATTGTAAGCCGATGACCGACTGGCGTTCGTTGAGTTTCAAATAACCAAACTGTTGCTGTAGTGCATCTTGTAAAGTATTGATAGTAGCAATTGGCATTTCTCTGTCCTCTTCAGGGAAATTTCCGTCACTGTACATTTTATACCCGCCATATTCTTCATGGTTGAGATAGTCGTCAAGACTAATGTCATCACGGGTCGAATATTCGTCATCATATTCACTGTCAGATGAATCATCATAGATGTCATCTTTATCGTTCATCTCCTGTTCTAACCCCTCTTCCAATGCTGGATTAATCTCCAACTCCTCCTCAATTCGGCTCTCTAGTTCTGCCGTCGGAATTTGAAGCAGCTTGATAAATTGTATCTGCTGCGGCGAGAGCTTTTGTTGTAATGTTTGGTTTAGGCTTAACTTCTGCATGATAGAGTGGGGTTATAAAGCTTGTTCCATGCGATGTTTTTTGGATTATCGTCTGTTTACAGAAATAGCCTCTATCAACAGTCGTGCCAAAACTACATTTAACTTCTTTTTTTTGGTTAATTTTTAAAATATATTTTCTGATTTATCTTTTTTGGGGAAGAAAATTATGTCTTTTGGTAGAAGAGGGCAATGGTGTAAGTTGCTAGTAATGAGCATATTGTGTTTTGGTATATATTTTACTGAATATTTGGTAGTTTATTGGACGTAAAGAATGCCAAAAAGTGACAAAGCCAAGCATCTTTTTGGATGTTTGGCTTTGTAGGGGGGTAAAAAATGGTAATAAAAAGGCGCTTATTCGACCACGATTAAATGATTTTTTTTGCCTTTAGAAACCAACAAAAATTTATTTTGTAGCAACTCAAATGCAGGCTGCGCATTGGGGTCAGCGACTTTGGTTTTGTTGATGCTTACGGCGTTTCCTTGGATCGCCCGTCGTGCCTCACCCTTCGATGCGTAGATTTCGTTGTTGGTCACTACCGATAATAGATCAGTGACGTTGGTACACTCAGCCAATGCGGTTGCGCTGATGACACTTTGCGGCACTCCATCAAATACCGCTTCAAATGTCAGCATATCCATGTTTTGAAGCGTTTCAAGGGTTCCTTTTCCAAAAAGAACTTCAGAGGCAGCTACTGCCATCTCATATTCTGATAATGAGTGAACTCGAATGGTCACGTCCTTTGCCAAAGCTTTCTGCATAACGCGTAGGTGGGGAGCTTGGGCGTGTTCGGCTTCAAAAGCCTCAATTTCATCTTTTGTATAAAGCGTGAATACGCGCAGCAGACGTGAGCAGTCGGCATCGGCGCAGTTAAGCCAAAACTGATAAAACTGAAAAGGAGAAGTTTTGGAAGAATCCAGCCAAACGTTTCCACTTTCACTTTTTCCAAATTTTGTTCCGTCCGATTTAGTCACCAAAGGAGTTGTCAGTGCAAAAGCACGGTACTCGGCGGTTTCATCGTTGTTATTTTCTTTTCGACGAATCAATTCTGTCCCCGTTGTGATATTTCCCCATTGATCCGAACCACCCATTTGTAAACGAACATCGTGGTGCTTAAAGAGCCAATAGAAATCAAATCCTTGGAGTAGTTGGTAGCTAAATTCGGTGAAAGAAATGCCTGTTTCGAGGCGTTTTTTCACGGAGTCTTTCGCCGACATATAATTGACTGTGATGTATTTCCCTGCTTCACGCAAAAACTCAAGGAAACCAATGTTCTTGAACCAGTCGTAGTTGTTTACGATTTGGGCTGAGTTATCCCCGCAGTCAAAATCCAAAAATTTTTCAAGTTGTTTTCTGATACAAGACTCATTGTAGCGAAGCGTTTCTTCTGACAGGAAAGCGCGTTCGGCAGCTTTTCCTGAAGGATCGCCTACCATTCCAGTAGCACCTCCCACGAGGGCAAATGGCTTATGTCCACACAACTGGAAGTGTTTCAGGAGCATAATGGTTGCCAAATTTCCGATGTGCAAAGAGGACGCTGTGGGGTCAAAACCAATATAGGCAGAGGTAATTTCTTTTTGGAGTTGTTCTTCTGTGCCAGGCATCATGTCGTGGAGCATCCCACGCCAACGCAATTCTTCGATGAAATTCTTAGTCATTTTCTTGCAATCTTGACGGCTTATTCTGTATTTTAGAGCCGCAAAAGTACGGGGATTTTTGCTTTGGTTGGCAAAAATGTTAAAACCCGAAACTCCTGTAAGAGAAAAAGAGACTTTTTTATAACGTTATGTCCTGATTTTCAGATGAAGAATAAGGTGTTTTGCCAAGCCGAAATCCGAAAGTGTAATTAAAAATGAAAAAAAACGAAGGCTTTCTTCGTGGTTTCTATTAACTTAGCCAGTACAATCGCATTTTGAGGGGCACAGATACTCTATTTACAATTATGAAACAGCTTTTTACATTTTCAGAAAAATTAATTCGACCAACTTTTGGTAAACTTTTTCTTCTGTTTTGGATGGTGAGCGCTAGTGCATACGCACAAATAGCAGTTCCAGATACCAATTTCGCAAATGCAATACGTAGTGCTTGTCCAACGTGTATTGGCAGCGATAATAAATTGTTGCCACCCGCAGCAGACATGAAAGGGCTGGATGTATCCAGCAAAGGCATCAAAAACTTAGAAGGAATTCAGGGCTTTACTTCGTTAGAAACCTTGATTTGTATTACGAATAGCTTAACTACCTTGCCGCCCCTTCCTTCTACATTAGTTTCACTCTATTGTGATTTGAATAACCTGACGAGCTTACCGACTTTACCTTCGGGGCTTGTTACGCTGAGTTGTAAGTTTAATAAATTAACAGCACTTCCAGCGATTCCTGGCGCAATGACTCAATTAGCCTTTAATAACAATGAGGTTGCAGTTTTGCCTGCCCTGCCATCTTCCATGATTTATTTGGATGCGACTCGTAACAAATTAACATCTCTTCCAACGCTTCCTACAAGTTTGCGTTACTTGAGTTGCACTGGAAACGAACTTACATCACTGCCAAGTTTACCATCGACAATTGAATATTTGAGTTGCTCAAATAACAAACTGACCGCTATTCCAACGTTGCCATCGGTTATGACTACATTTTATTGTGCTGATAACCTATTGACATCATTACCCCAATTGCCTGCTAGTTTGACGCAGGTTCTGAACTGTGCAAAAAATCAACTTACGGCTTTGCCAGCATTGCCTTCGGGATTAAAAGAGATTGATTGTGGATTTAACGCACTTACGACGCTTCCGACATTGCCGACAAGTCTCAATACTTTGGTGGCTGAAAATAATCAAATATCTAATTTGCCGCCTTTTCCTGCGTCATTGTCAGTCGTTTATATTAAAAATAATCGTTTGTTAAGTTTGCCAGCTTTGCCCGAAAGTTTGTACTTTTTGAATATTCAAAACAACCTGCTCACCTGTCTGCCAGAGTTGAAAAATGGCTCAATGTATTTATACATAGACGCGGATAAGATTACTTGTTTACCAAATATACCTGCCAGTATTATTGTGTTTAATGCTTTGAGTATTCCTATTCCAACTCCGCCAGTTTGCCCAACCAACATTAATCATCCAATTGGATCAGTAGCGGCAAACTCGTATGTAGCAAAAGAAAAAATAGAAAGTACAGCGACGCTTTCGTCGGGTAAAACAAATTATTTTGCTACCCAATCCATCACTTTAAATCCAGGCTTTGTTGCTTCCAATGCGACTACATTCTTGGTAGAGGTACGTACGTGTAAGTAGAGAAGTCTAAACTTTGGGGAATGGTGTAACAAATTGAACGTTATGAGATTACATTTTGTATTCCTCCTTTTTCTGGGACTATTTATGCCTGTTTCAAAAAGCGAAGCACAAATAGTCCCAGACTCCAATTTCGCCCAAGCAATACGTACTACTTGCCCAGATTGTATTGATAGCACAAATAAACTTTTGCCAGCTGCGGCAAATTTGAAAATTTTAAATGTTTCAGAGAAAAATATTCGCAGTTTGGCTGGGCTAGAGGGATTTGCTGGATTGGAACAATTAATTTGCAACGCAAATCAATTAACTAGCCTACCTGAATTGCCAACTACATTA contains:
- the rpoN gene encoding RNA polymerase factor sigma-54 — translated: MQKLSLNQTLQQKLSPQQIQFIKLLQIPTAELESRIEEELEINPALEEGLEQEMNDKDDIYDDSSDSEYDDEYSTRDDISLDDYLNHEEYGGYKMYSDGNFPEEDREMPIATINTLQDALQQQFGYLKLNERQSVIGLQLLGSIENDGYIRRSMQAVVNDLALSQGFYTSVEEVEVVLKKIQTFDPPGIGSRNLQECLLLQLDRKNASDNYVNYAIKIIEDYFDEFSKKHFEKIQKRLGINDDQMKCVISLITKLNPKPGSVEGEDGLAQYLLPDFWIHNNNGKLEVHLNSKNAPELRISRSFAEMLDTYDKSDKSNRHIKETVTFVKQKLDAAKWFIDAIKQRQNTLQRTMNAILQYQYEFFLDGDETRLKPMILKDIALRIEMDVSTVSRVANSKAVQTEFGVYPLKYFFSEGISTEYGEDASSREVKSILKDLIDHEPKGNPLSDDKLEKLLNDKGYNIARRTVAKYREQLNIPVARLRKQL
- the tyrS gene encoding tyrosine--tRNA ligase codes for the protein MTKNFIEELRWRGMLHDMMPGTEEQLQKEITSAYIGFDPTASSLHIGNLATIMLLKHFQLCGHKPFALVGGATGMVGDPSGKAAERAFLSEETLRYNESCIRKQLEKFLDFDCGDNSAQIVNNYDWFKNIGFLEFLREAGKYITVNYMSAKDSVKKRLETGISFTEFSYQLLQGFDFYWLFKHHDVRLQMGGSDQWGNITTGTELIRRKENNNDETAEYRAFALTTPLVTKSDGTKFGKSESGNVWLDSSKTSPFQFYQFWLNCADADCSRLLRVFTLYTKDEIEAFEAEHAQAPHLRVMQKALAKDVTIRVHSLSEYEMAVAASEVLFGKGTLETLQNMDMLTFEAVFDGVPQSVISATALAECTNVTDLLSVVTNNEIYASKGEARRAIQGNAVSINKTKVADPNAQPAFELLQNKFLLVSKGKKNHLIVVE
- a CDS encoding 3-coathanger stack domain-containing protein, which produces MKQLFTFSEKLIRPTFGKLFLLFWMVSASAYAQIAVPDTNFANAIRSACPTCIGSDNKLLPPAADMKGLDVSSKGIKNLEGIQGFTSLETLICITNSLTTLPPLPSTLVSLYCDLNNLTSLPTLPSGLVTLSCKFNKLTALPAIPGAMTQLAFNNNEVAVLPALPSSMIYLDATRNKLTSLPTLPTSLRYLSCTGNELTSLPSLPSTIEYLSCSNNKLTAIPTLPSVMTTFYCADNLLTSLPQLPASLTQVLNCAKNQLTALPALPSGLKEIDCGFNALTTLPTLPTSLNTLVAENNQISNLPPFPASLSVVYIKNNRLLSLPALPESLYFLNIQNNLLTCLPELKNGSMYLYIDADKITCLPNIPASIIVFNALSIPIPTPPVCPTNINHPIGSVAANSYVAKEKIESTATLSSGKTNYFATQSITLNPGFVASNATTFLVEVRTCK